The sequence cactacaactacagaaggcacaacttcaactacttccgacactacaactacggaaggcacaacttcaactacttccgacactacaactacagaaggcacaacttcaactacttccgacactacaactacagaaggcacaacttcgactacttccgacactacaactacggaaggcacaacttcaactacttccgacactacaactacggaaggcacaacttcaactacttccgacactacaactacggaaggcacaacttcaactacttccgacactacaactacggaaggcacaacttcaactacttccgacactacaactacggaaggcacaacttcaactacttccgacactacaactaccgaaggcacaacttcaactacttccgacactacaactacggaaggcacaacttcaactacttccgacactacaactacggaaggcacaacttcaactacttccgacactacaactacggaaggcacaacttcaactacttccgacactacaactacggaaggcacaacttcaactacttccgacactacaactacggaaggcacaacttcaactacttccgacactacaactacagaaggcacaacttcaactacttccgacactacaactacggaaggcacaacttcaactacttccgacactacaactacggaaggcacaacttcaactacttccgacactacaactacggaaggcacgacttcaactacttccgacactacaactacggaaggcacaacttcaactacttccgacactacaactacagaaggcacaacttcaactacttccgacactacaactacggaaggcacgacttcaactacttccgacactacaactacggaaggtacaacttcaactacttccgacactacaactacggaaggcacaacttcaactacttccgacactacaactacagaaggcacaacttcaactacttccgacactacaactacggaaggcacaacttcaactacttccgacactacaactacggaaggcacaacttcaactacttccgacactacaactacggaaggcacaacttcaacttcttccgacactacaactacggaaggcacaacttcaactacttccgacactacaactacagaaggcacaacttcaactacttccgacactacaaataccgaaggcacaacttcaactacttccgacactacaactacggaaggcacaacttcaactacttccgacactacaactacggaaggcacaacttcaactacttccgacactacaactacagaaggcacaacttcaactacttccgacactacaactaccgaaggcacgacttcaactacttccgacactacaactacggaaggcacaacttcgacTACTttcgacactacaactacggaaggcacaacttcaactacttccgacactacaactacagaaggcacaacttcaactacttccgacactacaactaccgaaggcacgacttcaactacttccgacactacaactacggaaggcacaacttcaactacttccgacactacaactacagaaggcacaaattcgactacttccgacactacaactacggaaggcacaacttcaactacttccgacactacaactacagaaggcacaacttcaactacttccgacactacaactacggaaggcacgacttcaactacttccgacactacaactacggaaggtacaacttcaactacttccgacactacaactacggaaggcacaacttcaactacttccgacactacaactacagaaggcacaacttcgactacttccgacactacaactacggaaggcacaacttcaactacttccgacactacaactacagaaggcacaacttcaactacttccgacactacaactacagaaggcacaacttcgactacttccgacactacaactacggaaggcacaacttcaactacttccgacactacaactacagaaggcacaacttcaactacttccgacactacaactacagaaggcacaacttcgaCTACTttcgacactacaactacggaaggcacaacttcaactacttccgacactacaactacggaaggcacaacttcaactacttccgacactacaactacggaaggcacaacttcaactacttccgacactacaactacagaaggcacaacttcaactacttccgacacaacgactacggaaggcacaacttcaactacttccgacactacaactacagaaggcacaacttcgactacttccgacactacaactaccgaaggcacgacttcaactacttccgacactacaactacggaaggcacaacttcaactacttccgacactacaactacagaaggcacaaattcgactacttccgacactacaactaccgaaggcacgacttcaactacttccgacactacaactacggaaggcacaacttcaactacttccgacactacaactacagaaggcacaacttcaactacttccgacactacaactacagaaggcacaacttcgactacttccgacactacaactacggaaggcacaacttcaactacttccgacactacaactacagaaggcacaacttcaactacttccgacactacaactacagaaggcacaacttcgactacttccgacactacaactacggaaggcacaacttcaactacttccgacactacaactacagaaggcacaacttcaactacttccgacacaacgactacggaaggcacaacttcaactacttccgacacaacaactacagaaggcacaacttcgactacttccgacactacaactaccgaaggcacgacttcaactacttccgacactacaactacagaaggcacaacttcaactacttccgacactacaactaccgaaggcacgacttcaactacttccgacactacaactacggaaggcacaacttcaactacttccgacactacaactacagaaggcacaaattcgactacttccgacactacaactacggaaggcacaacttcaactacttccgacactacaactacggaaggcacgacttcaactacttccgacactacaactacggaaggcacaacttcaactacttccgacacaacaactaccgaaggcacaacttcaactacttccgacactacaactacggaaggcacaacttcaactacttccgacacaacgactacggaaggcacaacttcaactacttccgacacaacaactacagaaggcacaacttcgactacttccgacactacaactaccgaaggcacgacttcaactacttccgacactacaactacagaaggcacaacttcaactacttccgacactacaactaccgaaggcacgacttcaactacttccgacactacaactacggaaggcacaacttcaactacttccgacactacaactacagaaggcacaaattcgactacttccgacactacaactacggaaggcacaacttcaactacttccgacactacaactacggaaggcacaacttcaactacttccgacactacaactaccgaaggcacaacttcaactacttccgacactacaactacggaaggcacaacttcaactacttccgacactacaactacagaaggcacgacttcaactacttccgacattacaactacggaaggcacaacttcaactacttccgccacaacaactaccgaaggcacaacttcaactacttccgacacaacaactaccgaaggcacaacttcaactacttccgacactacaactacggaaggcaaaacttcaactacttccgacactacaactacagaaggcacaacttcgactacttccgacactacaactacggaaggcacaacttcaactacttccgacactacaactacagaaggcacaacttcgactacttccgacactacaactacggaaggcacaacttcaactacttccgacactacaactacggaaggcacgacttcaactacttccgacactacaactacggaaggtacaacttcaactacttccgacactacaactacggaaggcacaacttcaactacttccgacactacaactacagaaggcacaacttcgactacttccgacactacaactacggaaggcacaacttcaactacttccgacacaacaactacagaaggcacaacttcaactacttccgacacaacgactacggaaggcacaacttcaactacttccgacacaacaactacagaaggcacaacttcgactacttccgacactacaactaccgaaggcacgacttcaactacttccgacactacaactacagaaggcacaacttcaactacttccgacactacaactaccgaaggcacgacttcaactacttccgacactacaactacggaaggcacgacttcaactacttccgacactacaactacggaaggcacaacttcaactacttccgacacaacaactaccgaaggcacaacttcaactacttccgacactacaactacggaaggcacaacttcaactacttccgacactacaactaccgaaggcacaacttcaactacttccgacactacaactacggaaggcacaacttcaactacttccgacactacaactacggaaggcacgacttcaactacttccgacattacaactacggaaggcacaacttcaactacttccgccacaacaactaccgaaggcacaacttcaactacttccgacacaacaactaccgaaggcacaacttcaactacttccgacactacaactacggaaggcaaaacttcaactacttccgacactacaactacagaaggcacaacttcgactacttccgacactacaactacggaaggcacaacttcaactacttccgacactacaactacagaaggcacaacttcgactacttccgacactacaactacggaaggcacaacttcaactacttccgacactacaactacggaaggcacgacttcaactacttccgacactacaactacggaaggtacaacttcaactacttccgacactacaactacggaaggcacaacttcaactacttccgacactacaactacagaaggcacaacttcgactacttccgacactacaactacggaaggcacaacttcaactacttccgacacaacaactacagaaggcacaacttcaactacttccgacactacaactacagaaggcacaacttcgactacttccgacactacaactacggaaggcacaacttcaactacttccgacactacaactacagaaggcacaacttcaactacttccgacacaacgactacggaaggcacaacttcaactacttccgacactacaactacagaaggcacaacttcgactacttccgacactacaactaccgaaggcacgacttcaactacttccgacactacaactacggaaggcacaacttcaactacttccgacactacaactacagaaggcacaaattcgactacttccgacactacaactaccgaaggcacgacttcaactacttccgacactacaactacggaaggcacaacttcaactacttccgacactacaactacagaaggcacaacttcaactacttccgacactacaactacagaaggcacaacttcgactacttccgacactacaactacggaaggcacaacttcaactacttccgacactacaactacagaattcacaacttcaactacttccgacactacaactacagaaggcacaacttcgactacttccgacactacaactacggaaggcacaacttcaactacttccgacactacaactacagaaggcacaacttcaactacttccgacacaacgactacggaaggcacaacttcaactacttccgacacaacaactacagaaggcacaacttcgactacttccgacactacaactaccgaaggca comes from Malaya genurostris strain Urasoe2022 chromosome 3, Malgen_1.1, whole genome shotgun sequence and encodes:
- the LOC131438500 gene encoding uncharacterized protein LOC131438500: STTSDTTTTEGTTSTTSDTTTTEGTTSTTSDTTTTEGTTSTTSDTTTTEGTTSTTSDTTTTEGTTSTTSDTTTTEGTTSTTSDTTTTEGTTSTTSDTTTTEGTTSTTSDTTTTEGTTSTTSDTTTTEGTTSTTSDTTTTEGTTSTTSDTTTTEGTTSTTSDTTTTEGTTSTTSD